In the Oscillospiraceae bacterium genome, CGCTGATAAGGAGTTTATCGTTTTCGTCGGTCCTTCCGGCTGCGGTAAGTCTACCACCCTGCGTATGATCGCTGGCCTGGAGGAGATCTCCGGCGGTGAGATGTACATCGGCGACCGCCTGATCAACGATGTTCCCCCGAAAGACCGCGACATCGCCATGGTCTTCCAGAACTACGCTCTGTACCCGCACATGACCGTGTACAAGAACATGGCATTCGGCCTGGAGCTGCGCAAGATGCCCAAGGACGAGATCGACAAGCGCGTCCGTGAGGCTGCTAAAATCCTGGAGATCGAGCACCTGCTCGACCGTAAGCCGAAGGCTCTGTCCGGTGGTCAGCGCCAGCGTGTTGCCCTGGGCCGCGCTATGGTCCGTAACCCGGCCGTCTTCCTGCTCGACGAGCCTCTGTCTAACCTGGATGCTAAGCTGCGTACCAGCATGCGTACCGAGATCATCAAGCTGCACAAGAAGCTGGCTACCACCTTCATCTACGTTACCCATGACCAGACCGAGGCCATGACCATGGGCGACCGCATCGTCGTCATGAAGGACGGCCTGATCCAGCAGGTCGATACCCCGCAGAACCTGTACGACTATCCCTGCAACATCTTCGTCGCAGGCTTCATCGGCAGCCCGCAGATGAACTTCTTGGACGGCACCCTGAAGAAGACCGGCGACCAGTTCACCGTTGATCTGGCCGGCAGCGACATTCCTCTGCCCAAGGAGAAGACCGCCGACGGCAAGCTGGACGCTTACGTTGGCAAGACCCTGAAGGTCGGCATCCGTCCTGAGGACATCAAGGACGACGAGGAATTCCTCGAGAAGCATCCCAACAGCCACATCTCCGCTGAGGTCGAAGTCTCCGAGCTGATGGGCGCTGAGATCTACCTGTACCTGACCTACCAGGGCCAGAACCTGATGGCTCGTGTGGCTCCCACCTCCAAGTCTCGCCGCGGCGACAAGATCGTGGTTGCCATGGATACCAACAAGATTCATCTGTTCGATCCCGAGACCGAGCTGACCCTGCTCAACTAATCCACGTAAACTTTATAAAAGCGGCTCCGTTCTGGCGGGGCCGCTTTTTTCGGATTGTACAAATTTTCCAAAGGGGGACATCCCAATGCACATCACAGATCACCTGCAGCCCTGCTGCGTGGCGCTGCGCCAACAGGCGGATTCTCTGCCTGCGGCGATCCACCAACTGGTGGAATTGGTGCAGAAAAGCGGCTGCCTGACCGACACCGTACAATTTGAACAGGATGTCCTGGAACGTGAAAAAATGGGCGGCATCTGCATGGGACGTGGGCTGGCCATCCCCCACGCCAAAAGCGCAGGGGTGGCCCATGCCGAGCTGGCCGCCTTAACGCTGGACCCGCCGCTGCCCTGCGATACGCCGGACGGCGAGCCGGTGCGGCTGCTGTTTTTGATCGCTGCACCGGCAGATGCCAACGACCTGCATGTGCAGATGCT is a window encoding:
- the ugpC gene encoding sn-glycerol-3-phosphate ABC transporter ATP-binding protein UgpC translates to MASISCRHVKKVYPGNVVAVPDFSLEIADKEFIVFVGPSGCGKSTTLRMIAGLEEISGGEMYIGDRLINDVPPKDRDIAMVFQNYALYPHMTVYKNMAFGLELRKMPKDEIDKRVREAAKILEIEHLLDRKPKALSGGQRQRVALGRAMVRNPAVFLLDEPLSNLDAKLRTSMRTEIIKLHKKLATTFIYVTHDQTEAMTMGDRIVVMKDGLIQQVDTPQNLYDYPCNIFVAGFIGSPQMNFLDGTLKKTGDQFTVDLAGSDIPLPKEKTADGKLDAYVGKTLKVGIRPEDIKDDEEFLEKHPNSHISAEVEVSELMGAEIYLYLTYQGQNLMARVAPTSKSRRGDKIVVAMDTNKIHLFDPETELTLLN